A stretch of DNA from Anopheles nili chromosome 2, idAnoNiliSN_F5_01, whole genome shotgun sequence:
CCAAAGCAGTTGATGTGATCGTTgttttaatagtttttgtaGCTGCTGGAGCCGTTTTTGGTGCCGTGCTGAATTTAAACACTGGTTTCGGAATACTCACTACCTGTGTTTTCGGCGTCGACTGAACCGAGGGCCTCTTGACGCCAGTGCCAGTACCATCCGAGCCTGCACCGCCGGCAGATTTACTCGATTTCAACGTTGAGCGTCCCTCCAGAGCGGATTTGTTCATCCGCTTCGGTTGTTGCGCAGCACGCAGCTTGTAGTTGCACGCGGATAGACAGTAACGGTCTGGTGGAAGACGCAATCCGCAGTGCGTCTTAATTAACGGCAATGGGGTAGCGTTTCGGGTACGAGCAATCTCCAGCAGCACATCTCGCTGTGGTGGCGATGTGAATGCTTTGTCGAGAATCATTTGTGTGGCTAGTTTCACATCATCCAGCTCGATAACCTTCTTTCGCGCATGGTTAGCGTATATCTTGGCATCATCCAAGACGCAAGTTACATATCCTAAAACAAGAAATATCTGTAATATTCATTCTGCTACACAACTGAAAGTGTTGTTTGGCTGCTCAGTACGTACGATATGTGAATTCCAACAGCTGATTGATGACCCGTGGCTCGTAGTCATTGACTCCGAGTTCTTTCAGGATGGACATCATGACTTGGGCATCTTTTGGGATGTGTTTAACTTGGTTGACAACCTTCactttttcattcttttcacGTTCTACATTTTGAAGCTGGAAAAACGATTATCAATTATAGTtggacaaaaaagaaaacgatatCGGTCACTTACATCCATCGTAGTACAATTCTAGTGCGGGAATAACTAAATATCAACATAGAAACATCGAAGCCTAACAAAAGCGTGCTGTCAACAGCTAGCTGTCAAAATCGAGTTGTCAAAAACCTGcttatttcattatttcatttaccaGCATGCATGAAAAAATCCagcattgttttaaaatttttaatttttaaaaaattgcaCTTTTTATGCACTAGACATGAAGAAGCAACTTTTAGACAAAACacattttataataaaaaaaaccttatcaCCGTTGATAATTGAGATTTATTACCCATTTGTGGTttatcattttccagcacttTTCTTGGCGTTACGATAGACGTTAAACATGAAAAAGAActtatattttcttttgataTATGGTAGGTAAAACAACTTTGGAAAATTTCCAGTTATATGACCTCAAAACCTCGTTTTGATCTCGGCAGCATGTGCATATGGAATAGTACCCATTTAGCTCATATTACTTTTTATGTTTAAAGCTAAGTTCTGTCGATATGGATAACGATTGGACGAAAAAAATGCCGGATAAGTTActtgggaaaatttattgtcCACTACAATGTTTTGCACTATCCTACTGTGCATTGTGCGTAGTGTGCGCGGTCACGGCGCTTCGGAATCAGAATCGACGGCTGGCCAACACGACCGTCCTCGTGACTTCGGCCAAACCGCATTCGTGAGCATGACGCGTTTCTAACTGGACGTGCGTGAATAGTGCGACACCCCATGCGAAGGCCGTGTCGGTGGCCTAAAACAACGTTATCCTTAGAGGGGGGGAAACTAACCAGCCCTTGCGCTGTCAAAGTGGGCCTCCTCGATAAAGCGTATCCTGAGAGCAAAAGTGTCCTTTCGCTATTTCACTGTATGTGCCCTTGTTTTCTAAAGCTCCATTCAGCATCTGGTGTGAATGGAGCTATGAAACCTCGTAGTCTACGTCACGTTGAGTTCTAGTTCTAAATTACGCCAATCCCGATTTCTTTTAACTCTGCGGGGGTTCAGAGTTACGTGCGGGCATgttgaaaactttttcatataTGTCAACTCAAGTGTTTGTTTGTCAACTTTATTATCAGCGCGCTCTGCAGGGAAGAGCAAGTGTTGTGGAAGTCGAGAATAGGTATCTGACCGATGGCTTGTGAAAAAATCGTACCCTGCATGACTTCAAATTAGTGAGAAATGTGCTGAATGTTTATGCAACGCAGTACAATCTAGGCCTGGAACCGGCTGGAGCGCTGCAAGCCTGCCAGAGAAAAACCCTCTTGACTACGTCAGCGTGGAAAACGTGCACACCGGAACGGATTCCCCGGGAGCGCGCAGGCACGTGTACTCAATAGCAACAGCACAAACCCCCGGACTTGCTAGGACGGGTgaacgcgcaaaaaaaaacgcaccataCTCTGCTCAGCGACCGGTAAGGTAATTCATCATTTGTAGAGTAATAACAGTCAAGTTCAAGTCAAGTTTACTTTCTTGGCGCTTATCGCACTCACTCGCAAACGTTTATGACTCGCGAGCTGAAAAGTGCGTGAAAGATTACCGTAACTTTTGATAACGTTAGCGTGATTGTGAGTTGATAAACTCGAATAggagttttaattgaatttatataGTCGGTATTGTTCAAACACCTCACATCTGGTTGGGATATAGCTTGTTGTAAGCAGCACAAACGAACGTTGAAATGATCTTAATTGGTCAATAATTTTTTGCTGATTGTGATGCGTTAATGTTACAATTCTTATGTTTATCAGTTACACAATACATTGTAGCGCGCTTGTAAAACGAGCGAATCATCATTAGTTTCAACTGTAAATTTGTTGCTAAATTTTAGGTAGATACACTTGCGCTTATCTTTCGGCATGCGATTAGAATTGTACTTTCTCTACATATAGAAATGCTGCGATTAAGATAATGTTCCGGTTTCCTTGAATCGGTTGATTATTTCGAGATTTCGAGACAACTTGCTTCACATTACTTTTACGCTTGTTACGAACAGTGAACAGAAACGGTTTGTTAATCAGCCTAAGGTCATTAAGTTATGGCCTCGGAAACATTGGggtattttctttgtgatacgCTACCAAACCAGCAAggaaatttaacaaaaaatgtcCACTTGACCTTCACCACGATAGCTTCTGACTGCCATGGTTAAGGGTTCGTTTACTCATACTCGTAGTCGATCgttttttctatattttttcGCTCAACCAAACATTGAAATGTTACGTGAGAATTAGGCATTTAACGTTcaagaaagcaaaccaaatCAACGCAGAGCGTCCTGTTTGGAAAATGTCTCTGAATAATCTAAACGGCTTCGTAGTCAATACTttgttggtaaaaaaaaatccgaaagTACCGGTATTTATAGAGCAAATCATACTTCGAAACACATCTTCCTAAAATAAGCTCTTTTATTGAAAGTATCTACAGAGGAGTAGGTTGGTAACCCGCCTACTACGTGTAGTATGAACTCGTTTCTGGTTTCAACCCCCAGCCATTTCTGAGAATTTCAGCAAATTAATTAGAATGAACCTGCTTACTGAAGGACATCAGCACCGAACGAATTGAACAGATGGAATGAAAGCTCACCTATATACCTAACGTTTGTTCTATGGAGAAACGTCTATCATACGATAcgttaaataattaaatgcaACATATGTAAGGAATGAATTTTCTTGATTATTTTGGGTAAATGTCGTTATTTGCCAGTTTTGGTAAGAAAGGACACCCTTCGGCCAATTAGTCCGCAGGGTAGGTCCTGCATTATAAGGTCAAGTTGTCAACTGGAGGAACAAGTATTCTCGTGGGAATTCTAACACGGAATTTGGAATTTGTAGCATGTGCACACCGTTGCAGATACTCTTTGACCTTTGGTGGAGCAAAACATAGCAGTGATAGAGGTTCTCTTTGACAAATTTCTTCCACTTTTGCTGAGCGCTCTGTATTTATCTCCATCAATGTGAAAATGCGTAAAAGTTTTGCAGCATTGCCTGGCTGTAAGCTCAACGTTATTGTCCCTTGAGAAGATGAAACGTGACAGACGTTAAGTGTCggccaaattttccacccttgaCTTGTTGGTATTACCAGGATGATGGGAATTGAAACATGTAGGCGTACTTCATGGGCCGCTCAGTGTAGAAAGGATTTCAATTACCcaatcaaaacacaaaaagtaTGAcctttaataaaaaataaaatactgcTTTTACGTTCCTTATCATATACgtttcagtattttttttgtaattggATTGCTGGACCTTAGCAGTTGAGCAGAGTTGTTTGTTTAGCTGTTTGTTAGTGCATTGCGGATGCTAGCTGCTTTTCTAGACACCTACTTCAAATccataaaaaaaccacaaaaaaaatgaaagaccTCCCCACTCAAAATACTCATTATGCCTAACAATGCAGCAGCATGTTGGGTCGAATTTGTGTCCAAGTTGAAATTAGCCAACGCCGGCATTATAATGGTCTGATGTGTTTCGGCGGTTGACTTTCTCCCGCAGCCCACGCCCGACAGCTTGACATTTAATCTTGCTTGATGAAGGCAATGCCGTGCAAAAATCGGACACCTAAGCGCGGTGTCCTTTCTGTGCGGAAATTGCAACATCCTGTGGCGCCAAGCACTCGCATTTTCTCCCAAAAATGACGCCAGTCGTCGTGGTCATGAAGCGCGGGAACGTCAGAACACAATTGCGTACCGGCAAAGCCCATCACACCCGGTTGAACCGGTTTTTGATTGCGTTCATGCTTCGCACGCCAAACCGTGTGGCCAACAGCCAGAACCATCGAAAACGAGCTGGTTTTAGGCAGTTCTCATTCTCCCCATCACCTGTGCTTGGTGTCCATTGCGTTCCACAATCAGCTTTGCCGACGGGCGTTAGCTTTTCGCAATAATATTTGGCGTTGGTGAAAAGGTTTCTCATGTTCTTAATATCTACTGGGAACAACACATCTCCACGCTCCAGACTTTTCCTGATCGCGAAGTGTGATTGTAGCTTTCTTCAACTTTTAATGCTGTTTTCGCGATGACAGCTCGGAACGCAATGGAAAGCCTGCTTGCACCCGGCATTTGCAGCAAGGCAGCAGGTGCATCGTGATGacatcatcatcttcaccaACCCCGGCTGAGCGCCACCTAACACGTTGCATACACTCCAAGCCACGAATCGCACGGAGACTCCGGTGGTGCAGTATCATAagcatgtttatttattcattgaGAGCGCGAGAACGCACAATTGTTGATCGCACGAATACCACCAGATCTAGCAACATGGCCCTGCAGCAACTTCTCATCGAGGTTATGCAGGTCGCTGAGCAACATTGTGGCTTTGGTTGGTGATCAAATCGCGAATGAATATTGCAACTACCACGATCTTCGTCGATTCCCGGTGTCCAGATGCCGTACAACTATGTTGAACTGCGCTGTATGCGTGAGTCGCCGGGTTCGCGGTGGTTTAGCAGCGACGCATAAAACATGCTGACATTCGAATCATTTTCGTTCGCCTGTGTTACTCCAGTCAGTCGGATCCATGGAACGGAACTCGTCGGGTGTTTGCCGTCGTATCTGGTTTCGCTTGCCCATAAAGAAGTAAACTTTAATTTTGGTGTTGTGTGTCAGTGAACCTAAGTGTCTTCCGAACGCGGATCGACTTCGAAGGCATGCTCTAGTGGAGGTTTCGTGACATCACGTCGATAACAACACGCCCCACGGGAGCTATTgcggcgtgtgtttgcgcgaTATTTAAGCATGAAACATTACCACCAAAAAGCCCACGGGGAAAGGGAATTAGCATAATGGAAGGGACAAGATTTCTTGATGGACAAAGTTGTTGGCAGCATGTCGTCCATTTGGTTGTATCGCTccccaaaaaacccctccaaTGAAGGTCAACTGAGGAAGCCATAAATGGTTGTGATTGGAATGGGAAGCTGGGCACGGTGCGATGTGATGATGTCAACGGGCAGGGAGAGTTCCGTCAGAAGGTTGCATGCCGCATTTACTCTTTGGAGCATTTGCTGGAAAATACGGAAAATCCCCACCCCCtccgaaggaaaagaaatacgaatgaaagCTGTAAAACCATTTCACGAAAGTCTCATTGCTGGGGGACATAAATTCATTACATATTTCCCGTGCTTCGTTTCCCTTGCCATCGGCCAATCGGTAATTGTTGGAATGAATTTCCTGCCGTCACGAGCGTACCGATCAATACCGGCATGTCGCCAACGAGGACATGTAACCGCTCGCAAGCACAACGAAACCCTGAGGAAAATCGATTGGAACCGAACCGGCTAGACAGGCCGGTGGGCGCCATCCCGAGAGCGAAAAGCCGGGTCTGGGTCTGGAAAGCGGTGAAAAATGTCTGCTCCGTGGTGGagttgagcttttttgtttgttcgctcgtttgctttGCTCCTGCAAGCCAACGGATGTCCTGGCGGAGCGATGAGGAAGCGAATAGATTAGTGTCAGTTGCCGAGGCGGATGAAGTGCTTCGGATAAGTGTTTATTAAGCCCGCTAATTGATGGCAAAACAGAGGGCGCAAAATCGAGTGAGCTTCACTTTCTCAAGAGTGTTGCTGAAGATCAATCTGGTTTGGCGGTAAAATTAGGAACGAACAAACTATGAAGCGGATTTTAAAGACCATTACGACCCTTTGATAAATCGCTCAATGGGGTTATAATTTGAACCTTGCAAGTTCATAGTGGAAACTGACATGACAAATTACAAGCCTCTGGGGGGCAATTTCCACAATTGCCTTCGCGAAAAATTGTGCTCTATTTTACACGTGCTCCACTGTGTGTAGGAGAGCACAAATTAATCACCCGCGGACATGCTCGGGTGGATGCGTCCGTGATGATTGAGGTTGTCAGTTTTGGTACAAGCTCGCAAACCATTCCCAAAACGCCCCACTCCGTCGTCGCCTAATAGTGCTAATGAATGATCGGTATTTTTTGGCCAATTGAAACTGACCCAACGTGGTACGCGTGCTGCACCACGACGAGGAAGAACGTGCACACCAACGGAAATGTCGTGTACTCTGGTCTCTGGTGCCT
This window harbors:
- the LOC128720168 gene encoding transcription initiation factor TFIID subunit 9; protein product: MDLQNVEREKNEKVKVVNQVKHIPKDAQVMMSILKELGVNDYEPRVINQLLEFTYRYVTCVLDDAKIYANHARKKVIELDDVKLATQMILDKAFTSPPQRDVLLEIARTRNATPLPLIKTHCGLRLPPDRYCLSACNYKLRAAQQPKRMNKSALEGRSTLKSSKSAGGAGSDGTGTGVKRPSVQSTPKTQVVSIPKPVFKFSTAPKTAPAATKTIKTTITSTALGGSNGAAPAGNVSIVGSTDIKMETDDQFGEVNSNKRKREEDDFEIVE